tGCGATCAATGAAGAATCGttaacacagatttcaagagtgtattggTTCAGGAGAAAGCCAtattaaagaagtaattgtcaaaaagttaTAGGtgttaataattctcaaatggcaagtcttgaattttacattagtttgaataaaaccATTTTTGCACTTCCCACTACGGTTTTATGACGTTTtaaaaagttcccgttattctgtgtcactctgtatatacAAGAAGGACTAAAACAATCTGCCTTGCTCTGTATACACAGTTCTCAGAATGTCCTGCAAATTATCACGATAACATATTGCTGAggtatttgaaacatttagaaattttgttttagattCGCAGAGCAGACGCATGCTAAACTTCCTCTTTTAATAACTTGGTTCTAGCAGTAAACACAAAAAGTATGGTGCCAAGTGTGTGAAACATTCCATAATATATTTCCTACAATAGGGATGCATAAATGATACCCTTAACCTCTAGTCCCGAAGCTACCCCAAATACTAGAAAACAAAAGTTTATCACAATATGGATGCATAAATTATACCCCTAACCTATAATCCCGAAGCTACCCCAAATTACTAGAAAACAAAAGTTTATCACAATATGGATGCATAAATGATATCCCTAACCTATAATCCCGAACCTACCCCAAATTACTAGAAAATAAAAGTTTATCACAATATGGACGCATAAATGATACCCCTAACCTTTAATCCTGAAGCTACCTCAATTACAAGAAAACAAAGGTTTATCACAATAGGGATGCATAAATGATACCCCTAATATCTAGTCCCGAAGTTACCCCAATTACTAGAAAACAAAGGTTTATCACAATATGGATACATAAATGATATACCTAACCTATTAGTCCCGAAGTTACTTCAATTCATAGAAAACAAAGTTAATGACTTTCCTTGAAATGCTTTATTAACATGTTCTTTCCTTCAAAGCCGCTCATGCAGTAATtacaaaaatactttttcttatGCTTGCGCTCGATATGTCTTAGTAGAGAGCTGCGAACGGTAAAACTCTTCCCACAAGTAATACAGATTAAACGATCATCTTTGAAATGGACTGAAAACAAGTGCTTTTTGACTGAAGCCTTTTGTGTGAATAGTTTATTACACAAAGCACAAGTATACTTGATACCCTCATGTACTTCTTGCATGTGCCTTGCCAACGAATTTGGTCGTCGAAACCTTTGCCTGCAAATTGAACAAACACGGGTTTCAGGGTTTTCTCGATATCTCCCAAAACCCTGATGTAAATATTTCACATGAACTCGTAATGAATCCATAGATCTGAACGTTTTATCGCACTCCCCGCAAGAATATTCATACTTTTTCACGTGGATCAAATTTCGATGCTTATAGAAATGGCAGAGATGTTTGTACCTTCTATCACATAGATTACATAAAATGTAGCTGCAGTTTTCTCCTTGATCGGATTGTATATGCTGTTTACAATGCTGTTGCATGACTTTCATTGATTGGTGCTTGAAAAAACAAACTTTACAAGTGTTTGAAACACCTTTGCTCTTAATTAATTTGCTATACTTTTCCGATTGCGGTGATGCGACATGCACTGATGAAGAGTCACCTTGGAGTTGGAGTTTATCTTTCTCAATATCCTCCAGCATTGAAGAGAACATTTCAGACACTGATTGGTCACCAATTCCAGCCTGTAGAAAATGCAATTAgaaatcactttttgtgtagttgagaagttgatattgtggtaattattcatattgaatgaaaaagactaagaaattgtcaaaaaaacactgatttattgataattagaaagaccggtttcggttattacaccattgtcaatctctgataaactgatcaACAGTttaacagagattgacaatggtgtaataaccgaaaccggtctttctaattatcaataaatcagtggttttttgacaatttcttagtctttttcattcaattagaaATAGTTATCTATCATGtgtgaatagaaatatattgtttatcagctaaacagtttatcagagattgacaatggtgtaataaccgaaaccggtctttctaattatcaataaatcagtggttttttgacaatttcttagtctttttcatgcAATTAGAAATAGTTATCTATCATGtgtgaatagaaatatattgtttatcagctaaacagtttatcagagattgacaatggtgtaataaccgaaaccggtctttctaattatcaataaatcagtggtttttttttacaatttcttagtctttttcatgcAATTACAAATAGTTATCTATCATGtgtgaatagaaatatattgttTTGGCATTTATACATATCGAGgttgtaattaattaatattacacTGTGGATGAACGAGTGAGGTGTAACTAATTTTCTATACATATCGTCTAAAGATTtattaagaataaaataaaaattgaagtatCAATGACACCAATTAtggaacatgttgtgagtaaaaattaaaaaaaaaatttacatgggttttcatttttatttcttgataattattaaGAGTAGCCCCAACAAAAAAGGTACTTCTAAAGAGATGTATTCGTTTTCGCAAACCTTTTGACGTGTTGTGATTGAAGTTTAattgtaaaaagtaaattcgtatggcttttgtttggtggggagtcccttgcgggaaggtcccaccgcctaaATTTGGCAAACAAATACGAGGTAATTAAAATTAACCTTTTAatttaagccatcaatgggcctcacgactgtcatactagccgggaccgacagttttacgtgcccatccgataacacgggagtgatctggttgaaaaacttctggtattgagagggtttgaacccgggaactctatgctgctacgcaagcactctatccactagaccacggatcactccagttTAATTGTATAACATCAATACTATCGTATCCACTTTCTTGGTAAGAGCaaagagaaacaataacgtaagtagatatcccatggtatagggcgtttatgttgcaacttttacagtTAACTCAAACCaattactgtcaattattactgttttgtttaggtgagagtgtatgaacggcacagtatgagagactacgagcgtcacacagcttcacgggaaagaactacgtggactatcggcttgagataacagtaaaagttgcgacataaacgttctataccatgggatatctacttacgctattatttctctatggtaagGGCTTCTCGTATTTacataaacaataaaaatcaagttttcacttgaaaatgacattatcGAAACATGTTGTGGGAAATCAATTAAAGTTGAAAACATTATactttgatttaaaatttttatgtaataaAGCCTACCGTATTTTTCTGAGGGTGTTGCCCCCTTAAGCTTCAGACTCATGTGTGGGTAATGGGAAGGCTAGCATTATTTATGCATTTTGGTTATTCTATAAAGTAAAAAAGTATGCAATTAATACTAAATAGAAAGTGTGTGAAATATAACACATCATCACTTACATTTTCAAGGAGTGCAGATTCCGATatctcttcttgttcttcttcatcatcatcttcaaatTCCATGTCACTGATAAGGACTTCTGTTTTCACTTTTATGTCAATTCCATCCATAGTTTCTTCCTGTCAGAAGAATTGAAATGGATAAAATAGTTCCTTAGGGTTAAGTATGGTATGGTACCCACTCAGCAAATTCCCAGTTAAGGTCTCCGCTCGACAAAAATAGGCGCGATGGCCAACTTtggccagcgctggcaaaccaccgATCCACACTCTAAGGCGCTGATCGCATTGGGACAACGTGTGGATCCGGAAAAGATATTGATCTGGATCCACCATAATGACTATGATCACATAATAAGACTTGACGTCTGTAATTCAGGCAaatatttcagaatttgaaatttatgctGTTTTTAGCCCGTTACTTACTTTTTATTACTGACAATGTCTTATgcatttttatgtttttggaaaataaaatttattctattctagaaCGCTTCAAGAGGTCACTGCGAGCGAAGGCGTATTTTATAAAAAGGCTGTCTTGCCTTGGAAATGTATTTTGCGACCAAGGTGAGATATTTTTTATGAACTTTTGACAATTCAATGAGGTTGACAGATAGATTTGCATTCAACCCGCCATGTGCTTCCGTCTTCATAAGTGAAAAACtatctttctaattatcaataaagactgtgatttttgacaattttcttagtcttcttatttaattttaatattcataagTGAAGTTTAAACTGTGGTTCAATCAATGCTAGTCAATTGGCACTTGTTTAATAACACACCGAATAGCCTATTCTTTCATTGTACATATGCTTTCAGCTACTGACGGCGGTACAGTATTAATAGGTGCCTCATAAAAAGAAAGCCATTGTTTCATATGGCAGCCTGTGGCCATCTCGCTATGCACTACAGTACGCGCCCCGCAGCTTCGCCTCTGTGACTTTGAAACGGCGTAAAGGCAAGGTATGTTTTGCGAGGTAATATTTACggcttttcaaaaatatcaggCTGCAGAGATCCTAGACGGaagaagctccctacacacagattcttcatgaatgagagttGCAACGTTTCACCAACAATGGATAGAGCATATCAAACAAGTGTCAACTGATGGCTCTGTTGTGCTGACGTAACACCAAAATGTtccttttgagaagatacaaaagagcatttgctgcttatggaaagatacattttcaaaaatgttcaatgttttttgtacaGGTCATATTGTAGACTAGTGGGTAGTGGCTCTCCGCCGATAGACAAAGCTACAGAACCTAGATTGTACCTATAGTGATTATCTGGACTCGTCAGGCATAAAGTGGAAAATAGCATTGAAGCCTAAATAGTTTTTTGACTAGCCTAAAGCCTTCTactttaattttaattcaagaTTGAATAAGTACAAAGTCAAGATAATAAATACTTTAGGCCTACCTTCAAATGCCTATATCCTTATcttaatcataaaataaaacacaataattatgtttttttctaGTTGAATGTTTTTACCAAACCCAGGGTCTCGATTATAATGACACAAAATTATTGTGTTCTTATGTTATCATGTAAAAATTCTACATCTTGATGTCTGGGTCGTTGACTGGGGGTGCCAGATAGACCGCGTCGTAGTCGTGTACACAGCCGGGTCATCCGGCAGGAAAAAGCGTCTCTTCGTCCAGTTCGTTGAGCGAGTACAAAGGCCGCTCAAGAAGTTGAGTTTTCAGGGCTTTCTCGAATCTCTCAAGTTCCATTTCCTGAACATCGGTGGGAAGTTTGTTGAAGATCTCTGAATACAGTTTTTAACTTATCTTCAAGGTTTTCATAATGTTATATGGGTTGAATAAAAGTTATCTCTACACTTAAGCTTATttctaatttgaaataaaacatgaaaagtAAGCAGCTTACCTTCACAATACATTGATCATTTTGAGGGAAAATCAGTCGACTGTGTCCAAGCATTTTGTACAAATTTAGCAAGGAAGAATGATTTTCAGCTTGAAAAGACTACTTTATTCTTGGTTTTTAGAAACAATTTAAATTATAGACTACATAATAgatgatacaataataaaaataaccaaatcaaaaataaaaacaatggAACATAACCTCAATCACATGCTGATAATGAGGCAGCTGTGTAACA
The sequence above is drawn from the Nilaparvata lugens isolate BPH chromosome 2, ASM1435652v1, whole genome shotgun sequence genome and encodes:
- the LOC111053265 gene encoding zinc finger protein 416 translates to MLGHSRLIFPQNDQCIVKEETMDGIDIKVKTEVLISDMEFEDDDEEEQEEISESALLENAGIGDQSVSEMFSSMLEDIEKDKLQLQGDSSSVHVASPQSEKYSKLIKSKGVSNTCKVCFFKHQSMKVMQQHCKQHIQSDQGENCSYILCNLCDRRYKHLCHFYKHRNLIHVKKYEYSCGECDKTFRSMDSLRVHVKYLHQGFGRYRENPETRVCSICRQRFRRPNSLARHMQEVHEGIKYTCALCNKLFTQKASVKKHLFSVHFKDDRLICITCGKSFTVRSSLLRHIERKHKKKYFCNYCMSGFEGKNMLIKHFKESH